In Perognathus longimembris pacificus isolate PPM17 chromosome 3, ASM2315922v1, whole genome shotgun sequence, a single window of DNA contains:
- the Ephx3 gene encoding epoxide hydrolase 3 isoform X1, with protein sequence MPELVVTALLAPSRCSLRLLRALVWVLVGVAALLAAAFYGCIAFTHVLCRPRRGCLGRPRVAIPASLRDPALGQHGFLSLRVSSKLGSLPFLQSSGLRLHYVSAGQGNGPLMLFLHGFPENWFFWQYQLREFQSHFHTVAVNLRGYGPSDAPKDVDCYTTEQIMADIQDIILGLGYSKCVLVGHDFGATLAWNFSVYFPSLVDRMVIVSSPPKFVFQEYALHHVGQLFRSKYMFLFQLPWLPEKLLSMSDFQILKSIFTDRKKGIPHLTPSDLEAILYDFSQPGGLTGPINYYRNLFRDFPVEPQELSTPTLLLWGEKDPYFQTGLVKAIGTHFMPGRLESHILPGAGHWIPQTHYQQMHKYMWAFLQDLLG encoded by the exons ATGCCCGAGCTGGTGGTGACGGCGCTGCTGGCGCCCTCGCGCTGCTCGCTGCGGCTGCTCCGCGCCCTGGTGTGGGTCTTGGTGGGTGTCGCCGCGCTGCTGGCCGCCGCCTTCTACGGCTGCATTGCGTTCACGCACGTGCTCTGCCGGCCCCGCCGCGGCTGCCTGGGGCGACCCCGGGTCGCCATCCCCGCCAGCCTCAGGGACCCCGCGCTGGGCCAGCACGGCTTCCTGAGCCTCAGGGTGAGCTCcaagctggg GTCCTTGCCTTTCCTGCAGAGTTCTGGCCTGCGGCTGCACTATGTCTCCGCGGGTCAAGGCAACGGCCCCCTTATGCTGTTTTTGCATGGCTTCCCTGAGAACTG GTTCTTCTGGCAATACCAGCTCAGGGAGTTCCAGAGCCATTTCCATACGGTGGCTGTGAACCTGCGTGGCTACGGCCCCTCAGACGCGCCCAAGGATGTGGACTGTTACACTACAGAGCAGATCATGGCTGACATCCAAGATATCATCCTGGGCTTGG GCTACTCTAAATGTGTCCTTGTGGGGCACGACTTCGGTGCCACCCTTGCCTGGAATTTTTCCGTCTACTTCCCATCCCTGGTTGACAGGATGGTTATAGTCAGTAGTCCTCCCAAGTTTGTGTTTCAAG AATATGCCCTTCATCATGTCGGCCAGTTGTTCAGATCCAAGTACATGTTCCTGTTCCAGCTTCCCTGGCTGCCAGAAAAGCTGCTGTCCATGTCTGACTTCCAG ATCCTGAAGTCCATTTTCACTGACCGCAAGAAGGGCATTCCCCACCTGACCCCCAGCGATCTGGAAGCCATCCTGTATGACTTCTCCCAGCCAGGCGGCCTCACGGGCCCCATCAACTACTACCGGAACCTCTTCAG AGACTTCCCTGTGGAGCCCCAGGAGCTGTCCACTCCCACACTGCTACTATGGGGGGAGAAAGACCCCTACTTCCAGACGGGACTGGTGAAAGCCATCGGCACTCACTTCATGCCAGGCCGGCTAGAGTCCCACATCCTGCCAGGGGCAGGACACTGGATCCCACAGACCCACTACCAACAGATGCACAAGTACATGTGGGCCTTCTTGCAAGACCTGCTGGGCTAG
- the Ephx3 gene encoding epoxide hydrolase 3 isoform X2 — MPELVVTALLAPSRCSLRLLRALVWVLVGVAALLAAAFYGCIAFTHVLCRPRRGCLGRPRVAIPASLRDPALGQHGFLSLRSSGLRLHYVSAGQGNGPLMLFLHGFPENWFFWQYQLREFQSHFHTVAVNLRGYGPSDAPKDVDCYTTEQIMADIQDIILGLGYSKCVLVGHDFGATLAWNFSVYFPSLVDRMVIVSSPPKFVFQEYALHHVGQLFRSKYMFLFQLPWLPEKLLSMSDFQILKSIFTDRKKGIPHLTPSDLEAILYDFSQPGGLTGPINYYRNLFRDFPVEPQELSTPTLLLWGEKDPYFQTGLVKAIGTHFMPGRLESHILPGAGHWIPQTHYQQMHKYMWAFLQDLLG, encoded by the exons ATGCCCGAGCTGGTGGTGACGGCGCTGCTGGCGCCCTCGCGCTGCTCGCTGCGGCTGCTCCGCGCCCTGGTGTGGGTCTTGGTGGGTGTCGCCGCGCTGCTGGCCGCCGCCTTCTACGGCTGCATTGCGTTCACGCACGTGCTCTGCCGGCCCCGCCGCGGCTGCCTGGGGCGACCCCGGGTCGCCATCCCCGCCAGCCTCAGGGACCCCGCGCTGGGCCAGCACGGCTTCCTGAGCCTCAGG AGTTCTGGCCTGCGGCTGCACTATGTCTCCGCGGGTCAAGGCAACGGCCCCCTTATGCTGTTTTTGCATGGCTTCCCTGAGAACTG GTTCTTCTGGCAATACCAGCTCAGGGAGTTCCAGAGCCATTTCCATACGGTGGCTGTGAACCTGCGTGGCTACGGCCCCTCAGACGCGCCCAAGGATGTGGACTGTTACACTACAGAGCAGATCATGGCTGACATCCAAGATATCATCCTGGGCTTGG GCTACTCTAAATGTGTCCTTGTGGGGCACGACTTCGGTGCCACCCTTGCCTGGAATTTTTCCGTCTACTTCCCATCCCTGGTTGACAGGATGGTTATAGTCAGTAGTCCTCCCAAGTTTGTGTTTCAAG AATATGCCCTTCATCATGTCGGCCAGTTGTTCAGATCCAAGTACATGTTCCTGTTCCAGCTTCCCTGGCTGCCAGAAAAGCTGCTGTCCATGTCTGACTTCCAG ATCCTGAAGTCCATTTTCACTGACCGCAAGAAGGGCATTCCCCACCTGACCCCCAGCGATCTGGAAGCCATCCTGTATGACTTCTCCCAGCCAGGCGGCCTCACGGGCCCCATCAACTACTACCGGAACCTCTTCAG AGACTTCCCTGTGGAGCCCCAGGAGCTGTCCACTCCCACACTGCTACTATGGGGGGAGAAAGACCCCTACTTCCAGACGGGACTGGTGAAAGCCATCGGCACTCACTTCATGCCAGGCCGGCTAGAGTCCCACATCCTGCCAGGGGCAGGACACTGGATCCCACAGACCCACTACCAACAGATGCACAAGTACATGTGGGCCTTCTTGCAAGACCTGCTGGGCTAG